Proteins from one Triplophysa dalaica isolate WHDGS20190420 chromosome 6, ASM1584641v1, whole genome shotgun sequence genomic window:
- the arf3b gene encoding ADP-ribosylation factor 3b, with amino-acid sequence MGNIFGNLLKSLIGKKEMRILMVGLDAAGKTTILYKLKLGEIVTTIPTIGFNVETVEYKNISFTVWDVGGQDKIRPLWRHYFQNTQGLIFVVDSNDRERVNEAREELMRMLAEDELRDAVLLVFANKQDLPNAMNAAEITDKLGLHSLRHRNWYIQATCATSGDGLYEGLDWLANQLKNKK; translated from the exons ATGGGGAATATTTTTGGCAATCTGCTGAAGAGTCTGATAGGGAAGAAGGAAATGAGGATTCTGATGGTTGGATTAGATGCTGCTGGTAAAACCACAATCCTGTACAAACTGAAACTAGGAGAGATCGTAACCACCATCCCAACCATTG GGTTTAATGTGGAGACAGTAGAGTATAAGAACATCAGCTTCACTGTGTGGGATGTGGGTGGTCAAGATAAGATCAGACCGCTTTGGAGACACTACTTTCAAAATACACAGG GACTCATTTTCGTGGTGGACAGTAATGATCGTGAGAGGGTTAATGAAGCTCGGGAGGAGTTAATGAGGATGCTCGCTGAGGACGAACTGCGTGATGCCGTTCTTCTTGTTTTTGCTAACAAACAG GATCTGCCAAACGCTATGAACGCTGCTGAGATAACAGATAAACTCGGTCTTCACTCGCTCCGTCACCGCAACTGGTATATACAAGCGACCTGTGCGACCAGCGGGGATGGGCTCTACGAAGGCCTCGACTGGCTCGCCAATCAGCTGAAGAATAAGAAGTGA